In Malus sylvestris chromosome 15, drMalSylv7.2, whole genome shotgun sequence, a single genomic region encodes these proteins:
- the LOC126601098 gene encoding uncharacterized protein LOC126601098 isoform X2, translated as MASLFCAFDTGVGGWDFYAALSARPAPHSAKGYSFAEALSHSQCHCLQAQYAKPVPFPIFGVLKKEKHVLLPSVADVVIEQGYLQSLFGVYSLRIEHVGVRRPPSDDVQIHGIANPSAFRKAVLMRLASMTNEVFTRQVSTLEDIPNLKLQGSPSKSLRYGDLTLLQKLEEVGSSVKRVQTILEEQHPQTVEPIGGSARRVLNFI; from the exons ATGGCTTCTTTATTCTGCGCTTTTGATACTGGCGTGGGGGGTTGGGATTTTTATGCTGCTTTATCTGCCCGTCCGGCGCCACATTCTGCGAAAGGATATTCGTTCGCGGAAGCTCTATCTCACTCCCAATGCCATTGTCTACAAG CTCAGTATGCAAAGCCAGTTCCATTTCCAATTTTTGgggtgttgaagaaagagaaGCATGTTTTGTTGCCTTCAGTGGCGGATGTTGTGATCGAGCAAG GATATCTGCAGTCTCTCTTCGGTGTCTACTCACTTAGAATAGAGCATGTTGGTGTCAGAAGGCCGCCAAGCGATGATGTTCAAATTCATGGCATTGCAAATCCCAGTGCTTTCAGGAAG GCGGTCCTCATGCGCCTTGCAAGCATGACAAATGAGGTCTTCACTAGACAAGTTTCCACACTCGAAGATATTCCAAATTTGAAG CTTCAGGGGTCCCCGTCAAAGTCTCTCAGGTATGGGGATCTAACGCTACTGCAGAAACTTGAGGAAGTTGGAAGTTCTGTAAAG AGGGTTCAAACTATACTCGAGGAACAACACCCTCAAACAGTAGAACCTATAGGTGGAAGCGCGCGAAGAGTGTTAAATTT TATATGA
- the LOC126601098 gene encoding uncharacterized protein LOC126601098 isoform X1 yields MATGNDVVEIDSLEKGLLSETATEAEAEEAVLYSASFQEMEENFVKYQTAQWLLYSALLILAWGVGIFMLLYLPVRRHILRKDIRSRKLYLTPNAIVYKYAKPVPFPIFGVLKKEKHVLLPSVADVVIEQGYLQSLFGVYSLRIEHVGVRRPPSDDVQIHGIANPSAFRKAVLMRLASMTNEVFTRQVSTLEDIPNLKLQGSPSKSLRYGDLTLLQKLEEVGSSVKRVQTILEEQHPQTVEPIGGSARRVLNFI; encoded by the exons ATGGCGACGGGAAACGATGTCGTAGAGATTGATAGCTTGGAGAAAGGGTTACTGTCAGAAACTGCAACCGAGGCTGAAGCTGAAGAAGCAGTTCTGTATTCAGCTTCGTTTCAGGAAATGGAGGAGAATTTTGTCAAGTACCAAACAGCACAATGGCTTCTTTATTCTGCGCTTTTGATACTGGCGTGGGGGGTTGGGATTTTTATGCTGCTTTATCTGCCCGTCCGGCGCCACATTCTGCGAAAGGATATTCGTTCGCGGAAGCTCTATCTCACTCCCAATGCCATTGTCTACAAG TATGCAAAGCCAGTTCCATTTCCAATTTTTGgggtgttgaagaaagagaaGCATGTTTTGTTGCCTTCAGTGGCGGATGTTGTGATCGAGCAAG GATATCTGCAGTCTCTCTTCGGTGTCTACTCACTTAGAATAGAGCATGTTGGTGTCAGAAGGCCGCCAAGCGATGATGTTCAAATTCATGGCATTGCAAATCCCAGTGCTTTCAGGAAG GCGGTCCTCATGCGCCTTGCAAGCATGACAAATGAGGTCTTCACTAGACAAGTTTCCACACTCGAAGATATTCCAAATTTGAAG CTTCAGGGGTCCCCGTCAAAGTCTCTCAGGTATGGGGATCTAACGCTACTGCAGAAACTTGAGGAAGTTGGAAGTTCTGTAAAG AGGGTTCAAACTATACTCGAGGAACAACACCCTCAAACAGTAGAACCTATAGGTGGAAGCGCGCGAAGAGTGTTAAATTT TATATGA